A section of the Dehalobacter sp. DCM genome encodes:
- a CDS encoding phage holin family protein, translated as MENLSESISTLVNFLEVQFTQFREKMWKILVAIGLLLVTGVLFLVGFAMTAWGIYLGLSLLVPPFVAAIIDAGLAFGSGVCMLLIAKRKIL; from the coding sequence ATGGAAAATTTGTCTGAAAGCATTAGTACGCTGGTCAATTTCTTGGAAGTGCAATTTACGCAATTCCGCGAAAAAATGTGGAAAATATTAGTAGCAATAGGTCTGCTCCTAGTGACCGGCGTTTTGTTTTTGGTGGGTTTTGCCATGACCGCATGGGGAATTTATCTCGGACTCAGCCTGTTAGTACCGCCGTTTGTAGCGGCAATAATCGATGCGGGCCTTGCTTTTGGTTCGGGAGTATGCATGCTTTTAATCGCAAAAAGGAAGATATTATAG
- the nrfD gene encoding NrfD/PsrC family molybdoenzyme membrane anchor subunit yields the protein MNNYGLSLDYKEQKEWSKPQMWLEMAIGAIAGGLFITSLIFKFSLGAIIAVLLMLLGKGLLLLSDLGRPERMLNIFSRPKDSWISKGAWGLILFGVTSAVSVAPLVLPGLSWLPWGGGGKILGIIAGVLAAFMMTYDAYFLSESKGVEFWNNGGLPMVFLTSAAVGGIGAFMVLAPFSGLAVGTGTLAFINTAILAATGISLYSYLRSAASGSEGSQVSMQLLMKGRISPVFKTGVVGAGIVVPLCVSIAAALFGWMPSMAWQIIGILEIVGVVFLRYSILNAGVYSPQA from the coding sequence ATGAATAATTACGGATTAAGTTTAGATTATAAAGAACAAAAAGAGTGGAGCAAGCCTCAAATGTGGCTGGAAATGGCAATCGGAGCAATCGCAGGAGGGCTTTTTATAACCTCTCTAATCTTTAAGTTTTCTTTGGGGGCGATAATCGCTGTACTTCTTATGTTATTAGGGAAAGGATTACTCCTATTATCAGATCTTGGAAGGCCGGAACGGATGCTTAATATATTTTCCCGGCCAAAAGATTCCTGGATCAGCAAGGGGGCGTGGGGATTAATACTCTTTGGAGTAACATCGGCAGTGAGTGTGGCACCGCTCGTCTTGCCAGGTCTATCTTGGCTGCCATGGGGAGGAGGTGGGAAAATACTCGGGATAATTGCGGGGGTGCTAGCCGCCTTCATGATGACATACGATGCCTACTTCCTATCCGAATCGAAGGGGGTGGAATTCTGGAATAATGGCGGTCTCCCCATGGTCTTCTTAACAAGTGCAGCGGTAGGAGGGATAGGCGCGTTCATGGTCTTGGCTCCGTTTAGCGGACTTGCCGTTGGAACAGGAACATTAGCCTTTATCAATACCGCTATTTTGGCTGCAACGGGGATTAGTCTTTATTCTTATCTGCGGTCGGCTGCTAGTGGTTCCGAAGGATCACAGGTTTCTATGCAATTGTTGATGAAGGGAAGAATATCTCCTGTATTCAAGACTGGTGTGGTTGGTGCAGGGATCGTAGTACCACTTTGCGTATCCATAGCGGCCGCATTGTTTGGCTGGATGCCATCCATGGCTTGGCAAATCATCGGGATCCTGGAAATTGTAGGTGTTGTCTTCTTACGCTACAGTATCCTGAATGCAGGTGTCTATTCTCCGCAGGCATAA